The Akkermansia muciniphila genome includes the window CAAGATTCTTGGGGTACAAGCGGCTTCCGGTATAAAACAGCTTGCCCAAATCCAGCATGGAATCCATGTCCCCGTCATTAGCCCCCTTCTCCGCCAGGGAAACATATTCAGACATCCATTTGGACGTCTCCGGGGCATTTCCCGCCACATCATAATGCACGGCCAGCTCCCGGGCGGCAGCTTTATCCCCGTTATGGGCTTTCTCCTGAAGACTGGACAGGTACGTCCCAAAATCCCCCTCACCGGCAGGAGCCGGGGAGGGAGCATCCTGAGACGCATGAAGCGGAGGCTGAACGAGGCACAGCCCACACAATCCGGCAAGGAGCCACCATTTGCACTGCTTCTTCATACCGGAACAAGTCAATCATTAACGGCCCCTGTTTCCACGGGAGAAACCGCCGGAAGATCTGCCGCCAAAGCCCGGTTTGCGAAAACCGCCTTCGCGGCGCTGGAAGCCTCCCTCGCGGCGATCTCCTCCGAAACCGCCTTCGCGACGTTTGAATCCTCCTTCGCGGCGGTCTCCGCCAAATCCTCCCTCTCGACGCTGGAAGCCTCCTTCACGGCGGTCTCCACCAAATCCGCCTTCACGGCGCTGGAAGCCTCCCTCGCGGCGGTCTCCTCCGAAACCGCCTTCGCGGCGTTTGAATCCTCCTTCACGACGGTCTCCNCGGTCTCCACCAAATCCGCCTTCACGGCGCTGGAATCCTCCCTCACGGCGGTCTCCTCCGAAACCGCCTTCGCGGCGTTTGAATCCTCCTTCACGACGGTCTCCGCCAAATCCGCCTTCACGGCGCTGGAATCCTCCTTCGCGGCGGTCTCCGCCAAATCCGCCTTCACGGCGCTGGAAGCCTCCCTCGCGGCGGTCTCCTCCGAATCCTCCTTCACGGCGCTGGAAGCCTCCCTCGCGGCGGTCTCCTCTGAAACCTCCTTCACGGCGCTGGAAGCCTCCCTCACGGCGATTGCCACCGAAGCCGCCTTCCCGGCGCTGGAAACCGCCTTCGCGGCGTCCACGGAAACCATCTTCCCGGCGTTCGCGGGAACGGAATCCGAAATCATCCCGAAGGTCTTCCCCGTCCTTGATTTCATCCTCGTCTTCCGTATCCGCAAAGCGGGTTTTCATTTCCGGAGTAGGTTCATAAGAATCCCCAGCCTCAAAATCTTCCGGATTAAATACATAACCTTCATCGGAATCATTGTCTTTCCCGCTCTGTTCGCCCTTGGCGGAAGTCCCGGCGACAAGCTGGGAAGCGCCCAGGTACTTGCGCTGGCGGGGAGGATTCTTCAGCAACAGGGCTACGTCCGCATCATCCAAGAATCTCCAACTTCCGGGTTCCAGATCCCCCCCCCACAGGGAGCCGATGCGCACGCGCACCAGCTTGCGGACACGGAGACCCAGGCACTGGAACATCTGGCGCACCTGGCGTTTCAACCCCTGTTCCAGAACAATGCAGGCGCGGCGCGCGGAAGCGCGGCAGACGTACTTGGCCTTGGCATTGCCTTCCGGAATACGGACTCCGCGCAAAAACTGCATCAGCACGGAATTGTCAAAATTCTGATCTACCGTCACCCAGTATTCCTTTTCAATCCCGCCGGTAGGGTGGGAAAGGGTCTGGGTCAGCTCCCCTTTGTTCGTCATGATCAGGAGGCCTTCGGAATCCGCATCCAGCCGTCCCACAT containing:
- a CDS encoding pseudouridine synthase, with protein sequence MSEEQHGSEENGGIRINKFLASCGIDSRRVADRLIEEGRVEVNGKVIDTPGMRVTEKDFVKVDGRHMTPMEEVVVLLNKPRGYVCSREAQGAIGTVYDLLPPRLRHLNYVGRLDADSEGLLIMTNKGELTQTLSHPTGGIEKEYWVTVDQNFDNSVLMQFLRGVRIPEGNAKAKYVCRASARRACIVLEQGLKRQVRQMFQCLGLRVRKLVRVRIGSLWGGDLEPGSWRFLDDADVALLLKNPPRQRKYLGASQLVAGTSAKGEQSGKDNDSDEGYVFNPEDFEAGDSYEPTPEMKTRFADTEDEDEIKDGEDLRDDFGFRSRERREDGFRGRREGGFQRREGGFGGNRREGGFQRREGGFRGDRREGGFQRREGGFGGDRREGGFQRREGGFGGDRREGGFQRREGGFGGDRREGGFKRREGGFGGDRREGGFQRREGGFGGDRGDRREGGFKRREGGFGGDRREGGFQRREGGFGGDRREGGFQRREGGFGGDRREGGFKRREGGFGGDRREGGFQRREGGFRKPGFGGRSSGGFSRGNRGR